A segment of the Gemmatimonadaceae bacterium genome:
ATGCGCGGCACCCAGCCCTTTGCCTTGAAGGCAATGAGCATCTTTGTAAGTCCCGATCGCCTCCTCGGTAAGCACTTCGAGACTGGGCTCGCCAATCTCAAGGCGACGGCCGAACGCAACGCATGATCACCACCGCCCCGGTAACGCTCGAGGCACACGGCGTCCGTCTCGAGCCGCTCGCGCCGGAGCATCGGGATGCGCTCGTCGCCGTCGCGACCGACGGCCGACTCTGGGAGCTCTGGTTCACCTCTGTTCCGACTCCTCAGGAAGCCGCCGGCTACATCAACGACGCGCTCACCGGCCAGCGCAACGGCCACATGCTCCCCTGGATCGTGCGCGAGCTCCACTCGGGCGAGATCATCGGGACAACGCGATTCCATGACATCGTGCCCGCCATCGATCGCGTCGAGATCGGGTATACCTGGTACGCCGCCCGGTGGCAGCGCACGCATGTCAACACCGCCTGCAAGCTGCTGCTGCTGGCGCACGCTTTCGACTCGTTAGGGTGCAAGGTCGTGGGTCTGCGGACGGACCGCTTCAACGTTGCTTCGCAGCGGGCGATCGCCGCACTCGGCGCGCGTCAGGATGGAATCCTCCGCCATCACCAGGCGCGCCGCGACGGAACCGCACGCGATTCGGTGATATTCAGCATCCTTGCGGCCGAATGGCCCGATGTGAAGCGACACCTCACGTTGCGACTCGCACGCCACGGCGGAGATTGAGATGCGCGTGTCGGACCTCGAGCGACTCTACGACTTCTCCTACTGGGCCAACCGCAAGCTCTTCGACGTGATCGCGAAACTTCCCGAGGAGCAGTTCACGCAGAAGGTGAGTGGCGCCTACGGTTCGATCCGGAACGCGCTCGTTCACGTGATGAGCGCCGAATGGGGATGGCTGGATCGATGCGGCGGACAACAACGCGGACCGCGCCTCGATCCCGATGATTATCCGACAGCGCAATCCGTCATCGAGACATGGAAACGTGTCGAAGGCTACGTGCGCTCCTTCCTTCCGACCTTGAACGATGAAGATCTCGAGCGGAAGGTGGAATTCTCGATCGGCGGTGGTCCGATGCGCCTCGTTGCCCTCGGCGACTTGCTGCACCACTCGGTGATCCACGCGGTGCATCATCGCGGTCAGGTGGCGCTGATTCTCCGGGAGCTCGGGCTTACGCCCGGCAATTTCGATTTGCTCATCTACTGCATGGAGTAAGAGGCATCGCGCGGATGTGCGCCTTTCGCGGCGGCTCGGGCATTTCGCCCTGCCGCTTCGGTTCTACCTCAGCGGCTCGCGGAAGGACGGCGACAGGGAGCTCCGGGAGGCAGAGGTAGGTACTGGACAATGTTCGGTCTCGCCGGGCCGCCGCGCCGAGTGACGCAGTGCAGACCTAACGCTGCCTAACGAGCACCACGGGGCGCTGAAGCGGACAAAAGCGCCGCGCGAGGGAGGCCGACAGGACGACCGAGTCCTTCGGCCCAACTGACTGTGCGGACTCTGGTCGGGCGAACGCGTTGTGATCTGGGTTATGGTTGACACGACCGCTTGCGCCTAACGTTCACGTCGTAGTCCCCACCTCGTTTCACTTCCGACACAAACAGGAGATGCAACCATGCGCGGCTCAATGGTCGTGCTAGCATTGGCCGTCACGCCGTTCATCGCGCGCACGTCGCTCGCGCAACGCCAACACGGGGTTCCTACCCACGTCGTGCGGCGCGAGATGCCCGCGGCGTCGCGGCGTGACGATGACGACAGCGACAACGATCGTCGCGGTGACGACAAGAAATGCGAGGAGCGGCAGCGTGGGAACCCCTCCCAGAACGGGTGGGATCACCGCGCGGATCCGCGCACGAAGGCCAACAAGGACTGCCAGACTGCGCCGCCTCCGGCTCCGCAGCCTCCTCCGCCTCCGGCTCCGCAGCCTCCTCCGCCGGCACCCGCTCCGGCTCCGGATACCACTCCGACCACGCCTCCGCCACCTGCTGGTCACACGATCGTGCAGGGCAGCGTGTTCTTCGATCTCAACCAGAATGGCAGTTTCGACGCGCCCGATGAAGTTTCGCTTTCGGGTTGGACCGTCGCGATCACGGGTCCTATGAATCTGACCGCAGTGACCGATGGTAACGGCGCGTACTCGTTCACCGGGCTCGTAGAAGGCAATTACCTGGTGTGCGTGATCCCGCCGATGGGCTGGATCCAGACGGCCCTTCAGGGTGCGCCGTCGTGCGGCGCGAACCTATACGGCTACGCAATTCCGGCCGTGCAGCTCGCGGGAGACGTCGTGTACTCTGGCGTCGACTTCGGCTTCATTAGCCAGTAACATCGAGTGGTACTTGCAGCAGGAACGGGCTCGGCATCGCGCCGAGCCCGTTCTTTTTTCCTCTGAGCGGCGAACGTCCAGGTTGTCACCTCGGCGAACGACGCGTATCGTTTGGGCGTGGACAGGCAGCACGTCATGATCGTTAGGCTATGCCGAGGCGCAGGCTCATGTCCGTCTTCCAGCGATCGGTCGCCGGTACCGTCCGCAATCGCCTGCGCGAGGCGGCGCGAACGTTCTCCGGCGAGCCGCCGACCCCTGAAGCAATCCAGCTCCAGCTCGAGCTCGTGCTCAAGGCGCGGAAGGAGCTTGCTGGCGGCCAGGCTGACCTCCTGCGTCTCCTCGGGCCTGGCGCGGTGGCGGACGCACTCGGCGACCCCGAGCGCATCGCCGCCTATGCGGAAAGTCTCGCCGTCGAGGCGCTGGTCAACGACGTCGCCGGTCACCAAGAGCGCGCCGCGGCGATGAGAAAACAGGCCGTGGCGATTGCGCGCGAGCTACGGCGGCATGCCACGACGCCAGACCCCGCAATCGAACAGCTGATCGCGCGCGATGGCCATCCCGAGATCGATGGCGCGCAATAGTGATGATCATGGCAGCCCTGCCGTTAGGCATCAACCTCGCCCGCATGGAGGCGTTCACGTGCAAGACACTGTCGCGCCGGTCCTCACCGAGTGGGAAAGCTTCTACGTCATCATCGGCTCATCGGCGGCGGCGCTCACGGGCTTGATGTTCGTTGTGATCACCCTCGTCAACGATTCTCGGCGGCGTCGTTCGGAGCAGGCCGTCTCCGCCTATTCGACGCCGACGATCGTGCATTTCGGCGCGGCGCTCCTCATCTCCGCCATCGCCAGCGCGCCCTGGCACGGGCTCGGCGCTGCAGGCCTGACGATGGGCGTCGTCGGCGCGGCCGGCATCGTGTATATCGCGCTCGTGCTCAAGATGATGAGCAACGTTCCCGACACATCATACTCCGCCGTGCTCGAGGACTGGCTATTTCACGTGATCTTGCCGCTGATTGTGTATCTCGCGTTCCTCGTTATGGCGTTCCTCCTCCCGCGACATCCCGAGCCGGCTCTCTTCGGGATCGGAGGCGCGACCCTGCTGCTCCTTTTCATCGGCATCCACAACGCCTGGGATATCGTGACATTCCTCGTGCTGGGACCCGACCAGCCCGGCGCCGATAAGCCAACGCCAGGAGCCTAACGGTACCTAGTGGAGGTCCAGATCCGCGGATTGGATGTCGGTCGCCTCGTAATTCCCTGAGGAGCTCCTTTGTAGCCGCCATTGCGTAACGCGCACGGCGGTCTGGCCGACGTGATAGCCGGCGATTTCCGAGTACGGGACACGCACGCTGGACTTCGCGGCCACGCGCGGACAGCTCGACGGATCGTCGCAGAGCGCGAAGTCGGCAACAGTCCCACTGGCAGTCGTCGCGAGGAAGTTGGGATCGACCGCCATGTAGAACACCGGCCACGAATTGGTATTCGTGAGGGTGAGCGCGGTACCGTCGCTTGTGACAACGAGTCGTTGCGACACCGGACTGGTCGACGTCTCACAAGCAAGGAGCGTCAGAGCGGCCAGTGCCAGAGCGAGTGCTCGCGATGTTCTCATTGCGCCTCGACCGGGAGGACTGTGATTGCTAAACCTTAAGCGAGGCGGTTGAGTCACAGTTGCGCCGGCCTGTTGTTGATCGCGTGGCCGTGATTCATTATTGGACCGCTGAACGATAGGTGATTCTTCCCGGATCTGATCGATCACGTTGAACTGGGACTCGCGTCGCATGACCGACACCGCAAGCGCTGCCAGTCTCCTGCTGAAGCTCTACGAGCTCCGCACCGAGCCGACCCTGCGCCAGGCACGTGCCTGGTTTGCTTTCGAGTTTCATCCGTCGAGCACGCGCGAGGTATTGAGCACCTGGCTCGGGCCTGGCCACGAGAGCGCGCCCTATCGCATGGTGACGAGCTACTGGGACATGGCGGCGTCGCTCGTCAGCCTGGGGGCAATTCCCGCCGAGATGTTCAATGCGGCGAACACCGAGCACGTCGCACTCTACGCGAAGCTGCGTCCCTTCCTCGGTGAAGTCCGCGCGGCCACGCGGTACCCGGATTATCTCTCGCACGTGGAGCGCCTCGTGACCGGTCCCGCCGACGCCCCGGAACGAATCGAAATTGTCGACCGTTATCTGCAGCGGCAGCGCGCGCTCGCCACCGAAGGAAAGCAACGGCCCAACCTAACGACGACCAGCTGAACCGTTCTCCGAGACACGCGATGTACAGTCGGGAGGAGCTCTCCACGGACCTCCGCGCACTCGGTCTCGCGCGCGGCGACGTCGTGATGGTGCACGCCTCGGTGCGCGCTGTCGGCGACGTCGCCGGCGGCCCCGACGAGATTCATCTCGCGATCAAGGATGTATTGGGGAGCGAGGGTACGCTCATGATGTACGCGAGCGCTCCACGCTATGTCGACGAAGTCGGCCGGGGGAACCTAACGCCACGCGAGGAAGCAGAAGTTCTGGACAAGTTGCCGGCGTTCGACCCGCTCACCGCGCGATCCGCGCGTGACAACGGCGCGCTTGTCGAGATGCTGCGGACCTATCCCGGCTCGCGTGTCAACAATCATCCGGCGCGATTCGTCGTGTGGGGAAAGCAGACCGACTACCTGCTTTCGCGCCAGCCATGGGACTACGCATCGCGACTCGGCGCTCGAGCGACTCGTCGCACTGGACGGCAAGATTCTACTTCTGGGCTCCGATCATGACGCCGTGACGTTTCTGCATTACGCGGAGCACATCGTCGAGATTCCCGACAAGCGCGTCGCGCGATTCGAGGTGCCGGTGCTCGAGCAAGGCAAGCGAGTTTGGCGCGAAATGGCCGAGTTCAACACCGGGGGCGACGGCGTTCACGCCAACTGGCCCGATCGGTTCTTCGCGCACATCGTCGACGCGCACCTCGCCGCCTCGGGCAACCATGGAGGAATTGTCGGGAATGCGCCGTCCCATCTACTGCGCGCTCGCGCCCTGCTCGACGCCGCGCTGGAGGCGATGCGAGCGACGGCAGCGGCGCCGGCCGTGCACAGTGATACCTAACGGCCCAGGAAACTCAGTCGCTTGACGGCTTGTCTTTCTCTTTGGACTCGGGCCGTGGTGATCGGCGCGCCTGCTCGGAGATCTGTGCCATTTGGGCACGCAGATCGGCGGCGTTTGCGGCCACCTCGCGCGTGATCTCCCCGGTGCGCTCGAGCTCACGTTCGCGTTTGCGTAACTCGGCGCGCGTGTGTTTCAATCTTGCGCCGCCGTCCTCGAGCGTCCGGTCTGCTTCGCGCAGGCCGGCCTCGGTCTGTTCCTGGCGTTCGCGCGTTTCGGCGTCATCTTCTGCCCTCACGCGAGTCGCTTCGGCGGGCTCCGCCGTGTCCGGAGTTGCTGCCTCCTCCGCACTCTGTTGATCGCTCGGATCCCCTGCCTTTTCCATCCTTTCCTCGCGGAAAACCGTTGCCTTGGTCCCGATTTGCAAGGCAAGAGCCATGAGCAATTAGCGTGGCTGAGCCGCAATGGCGACAGACGTTTGTTTCCAGGCCTTATTCGTGCAGCAAGTTGCCCGACCAGGTTGAGCCGTGGGCCCGCTTCTCGAGTCCACGGTAGTTGGTCTTCAATTCAGGCAATGACACTTCAGGCGACCACGACGCGGTCGAGAACGCGCTCGCGCCCGCCACTGGCCCGTTGTCACTCCGCGCATCAGTTTCGTAGACAATGACCACGAGAAGACCCCCGTCACCCACTTCGACTCCGGCCAACGAGTCCGAAGCTCGAGACAGGGCAGGCGCTAAACGAGACGCAGCCGAGTTTGTTGTTGCGAACGACTCCCAGGCCGCGACCATCGTGGGTGCGGATCTTTACGGTCTGCTCGTGGAGAGCGTACAGGATTACGCCATCTTCGCGCTCGATCCCAAGGGCTACATCCTGACCTGGAACATCGGTGCGGCACGCCTCAAGGGATATACCGCCGACGAGATCATCGGCCGGCACTTTTCGATCTTCTATCCTCCGGAGGACATCGCACGCGGCAAAACGGAGTGGGAGCTCGAAGTGGCCGCACGTGAAGGTCGGTTCGAAGATGAAGGGTGGCGCGTCCGCAAGGATGGAACGCTCTTCTGGGCGAACGTGATCATCACGGCCCTCCGCCGCGGCGAGGGACAGCTCGTCGGCTTCGCGAAAGTCACGCGCGACCTCACCGAGCGGAAGGCATCCGAAGAACGCGCGGTTCGCGACGCGAGCCGTCTCGCCGCGGCGGAAGCAGCGGGTCGCACGAAGTCCGAGTTCCTTGCGACGATGAGTCACGAGCTCCGCACTCCTCTGAACGCGATCGGCGGCTACGCGGAGTTGATCGAGATGGGGGTTGCGGGGCCGATCTCCGAAGAGCAGCGCTCTTACGTCACGCGCATTCGCAGCAGCCAG
Coding sequences within it:
- a CDS encoding PAS domain-containing sensor histidine kinase encodes the protein MGADLYGLLVESVQDYAIFALDPKGYILTWNIGAARLKGYTADEIIGRHFSIFYPPEDIARGKTEWELEVAAREGRFEDEGWRVRKDGTLFWANVIITALRRGEGQLVGFAKVTRDLTERKASEERAVRDASRLAAAEAAGRTKSEFLATMSHELRTPLNAIGGYAELIEMGVAGPISEEQRSYVTRIRSSQQHLLAIINDLLNYSRSEAGQLAYDIGNVSLHDVVEHALPMMLPQATTKGVSITHGPCTPVVNALADEQKVEQIVLNLLSNAVKFTPRGGSVIVSCQIDDDQSAITVSDTGPGIPPDKKEAIFEPFVQLGRSLTTQLQGTGLGLAISRDLARAMHGDLSVGDTPGGGATFTLTLPRAETTAEHEANE
- a CDS encoding SdrD B-like domain-containing protein; translation: MRGSMVVLALAVTPFIARTSLAQRQHGVPTHVVRREMPAASRRDDDDSDNDRRGDDKKCEERQRGNPSQNGWDHRADPRTKANKDCQTAPPPAPQPPPPPAPQPPPPAPAPAPDTTPTTPPPPAGHTIVQGSVFFDLNQNGSFDAPDEVSLSGWTVAITGPMNLTAVTDGNGAYSFTGLVEGNYLVCVIPPMGWIQTALQGAPSCGANLYGYAIPAVQLAGDVVYSGVDFGFISQ
- a CDS encoding GNAT family N-acetyltransferase; this encodes MALALQIGTKATVFREERMEKAGDPSDQQSAEEAATPDTAEPAEATRVRAEDDAETRERQEQTEAGLREADRTLEDGGARLKHTRAELRKRERELERTGEITREVAANAADLRAQMAQISEQARRSPRPESKEKDKPSSD
- a CDS encoding GNAT family protein is translated as MITTAPVTLEAHGVRLEPLAPEHRDALVAVATDGRLWELWFTSVPTPQEAAGYINDALTGQRNGHMLPWIVRELHSGEIIGTTRFHDIVPAIDRVEIGYTWYAARWQRTHVNTACKLLLLAHAFDSLGCKVVGLRTDRFNVASQRAIAALGARQDGILRHHQARRDGTARDSVIFSILAAEWPDVKRHLTLRLARHGGD
- a CDS encoding DinB family protein, with the translated sequence MRVSDLERLYDFSYWANRKLFDVIAKLPEEQFTQKVSGAYGSIRNALVHVMSAEWGWLDRCGGQQRGPRLDPDDYPTAQSVIETWKRVEGYVRSFLPTLNDEDLERKVEFSIGGGPMRLVALGDLLHHSVIHAVHHRGQVALILRELGLTPGNFDLLIYCME